A single genomic interval of Methylocystis sp. IM3 harbors:
- a CDS encoding helix-turn-helix domain-containing protein → MDIQAFANRFREVSPSVLEMDAVPADGKDPQGFEGFVSAIEISSQTLVSACMDPVKWSVKSSDHFEFHIPFIGGYEAAVGGKRIKVEAGRSVALLVPDVAHEGVTTQASFGIIRLKREQLVATIRAMSWAMGVELPMSRVMESSSIAADAGSINFRDFFSGLFNLVDECRGNQSVLNRMCLDDVIARAMVSLIYRDRILIDAAQENIPRMNKNIDTICEHIRNHPERWVSKTEMERLTGISGRAIQYGFQKRYFVGPMEWQKREKLRLARQLLLESGDNATIGSISDRLGFSSPSRFTIEFRKLFGESPSGLRNRRRAS, encoded by the coding sequence ATGGATATTCAGGCCTTCGCCAACAGGTTTCGCGAGGTCTCTCCGTCCGTGCTCGAGATGGACGCCGTTCCCGCCGACGGCAAAGATCCCCAAGGTTTCGAGGGCTTCGTTTCCGCAATCGAAATCAGTTCCCAGACGCTGGTCTCCGCTTGTATGGATCCCGTAAAGTGGTCCGTTAAAAGCTCGGATCACTTTGAGTTCCACATCCCTTTTATCGGAGGTTATGAGGCCGCCGTTGGTGGAAAAAGGATCAAAGTGGAAGCGGGGAGAAGCGTCGCCCTGCTTGTGCCGGATGTGGCTCACGAGGGCGTCACGACCCAGGCTAGTTTCGGCATTATTCGGCTCAAAAGAGAACAGCTGGTTGCAACGATAAGAGCCATGTCCTGGGCCATGGGCGTCGAACTGCCCATGTCGAGGGTAATGGAGAGTTCGTCGATTGCAGCGGATGCTGGCTCCATAAATTTCCGGGACTTCTTTTCAGGCCTTTTCAATCTGGTTGACGAATGCAGAGGCAACCAGTCCGTGCTGAACCGCATGTGCCTTGACGATGTGATCGCGAGGGCGATGGTTTCGCTGATTTACCGCGACAGAATACTGATTGACGCCGCGCAAGAGAATATTCCGCGCATGAACAAAAACATCGATACGATCTGCGAGCACATAAGAAATCATCCCGAAAGATGGGTTTCCAAAACCGAGATGGAGAGACTGACGGGAATATCGGGCAGAGCCATTCAATATGGTTTTCAAAAAAGGTATTTTGTCGGCCCAATGGAATGGCAGAAACGCGAAAAGTTGCGCCTCGCAAGACAGTTGCTGCTGGAGTCAGGGGATAATGCAACTATCGGGTCCATATCGGACCGGCTGGGTTTCTCCTCTCCATCCAGATTTACAATAGAGTTCAGGAAGCTGTTCGGGGAGTCGCCGAGCGGTCTCAGAAATCGTCGACGCGCTTCTTGA
- a CDS encoding class I SAM-dependent methyltransferase: MSARPHVTLQDNLFTGRIGAEYDFLRLMCPNHVLLAKRVGEIVGTFRPGAALEGFEIGCGTGISTLALLAARDDLHLIAIDSAARMLDQARESLSDYVKAGRVDFREADALSALKALSDASVDIVASNYAIHNFSQEYRLQVLAEVYRVLAPGGLFVNGDRYAIDDRAAHLADTQAMVRQWFKLFRELDRLDLLEDWIVHLYSDESPDHIMYFRPALDQLASLGFSPVEVNFRDGVDTLVQAAKP; this comes from the coding sequence CTTTTCACCGGCAGGATCGGCGCGGAATATGACTTCCTTCGGCTGATGTGCCCCAATCACGTCCTGCTGGCCAAACGCGTCGGCGAGATCGTGGGGACCTTCAGGCCGGGCGCGGCCCTCGAGGGTTTCGAGATCGGCTGCGGCACCGGCATCAGCACGCTCGCGCTCCTCGCCGCGCGCGACGACCTCCACTTGATCGCCATCGACAGCGCCGCGAGAATGCTCGATCAGGCGCGCGAGAGTCTTTCCGACTATGTGAAGGCCGGCCGCGTCGACTTCAGGGAGGCAGATGCGCTCTCGGCGCTGAAGGCCCTCTCCGACGCAAGCGTCGACATCGTCGCGTCCAACTACGCAATTCACAATTTTTCGCAAGAATATCGCCTGCAAGTCCTCGCGGAAGTTTATCGCGTGCTCGCGCCGGGCGGGCTCTTCGTGAATGGCGACCGCTATGCCATCGACGACCGCGCCGCGCATCTTGCCGACACGCAGGCGATGGTGCGCCAGTGGTTCAAGCTCTTCAGGGAGCTCGACCGGCTCGATCTGCTCGAAGACTGGATCGTGCATCTCTACAGCGACGAATCCCCCGACCACATCATGTATTTCCGGCCGGCGCTCGATCAGCTTGCCTCGCTCGGCTTCTCACCGGTCGAGGTCAATTTCCGTGACGGCGTCGATACGCTGGTGCAAGCCGCAAAACCTTAA
- a CDS encoding EamA family transporter: MDLALLALFGSLITALCQTVTDLGTKAATRAADDRAILAAQWTMCTFLLVIASAVAYPGLLSAPVETLETLTKPGFWSLLVLNGALNVVAYVFFIRAFRLSDASLVAPLVLLTPVLMLVTSPIMTGETAPPMGILGVILTVLGVGLLDVNQDSKKKLNFSVFIRHAGPRYMIVTASIWSICANLDKLAVKASAPLIYMTTLSAFIAICSLGYWLASGRPGAHPRALRHALVAGSALSFGAALQMWALTVLFTPYVIAIKRLSALFTVLASGRVLKEENGGRLLGAGVMLAGALMIVLARG; encoded by the coding sequence ATGGATCTCGCCCTTCTCGCCCTCTTCGGCTCGCTCATCACCGCCCTGTGCCAAACGGTCACGGATCTCGGCACTAAAGCCGCGACCCGCGCGGCCGACGATCGGGCCATCCTCGCGGCGCAATGGACGATGTGTACGTTTCTGCTGGTCATCGCCAGCGCCGTCGCCTATCCCGGGCTGCTGAGCGCGCCGGTGGAAACGCTCGAGACCCTAACGAAGCCGGGGTTCTGGAGCCTTCTCGTCCTCAACGGCGCCCTCAACGTCGTGGCTTATGTCTTCTTCATTCGCGCTTTCCGCCTGTCCGACGCCTCGCTCGTCGCGCCGCTCGTCCTGCTGACGCCGGTGCTGATGCTCGTCACCTCGCCGATCATGACAGGCGAAACGGCGCCCCCGATGGGCATTCTCGGCGTCATCCTCACCGTGCTCGGCGTCGGCCTTCTCGACGTCAATCAGGACAGCAAGAAAAAGCTGAATTTCAGCGTTTTCATCCGTCATGCCGGGCCGCGTTACATGATCGTGACGGCAAGTATCTGGAGCATCTGCGCCAATCTGGACAAGCTTGCCGTGAAGGCGTCGGCCCCGCTCATCTACATGACGACGCTAAGCGCCTTCATCGCGATCTGTTCGCTGGGCTATTGGCTCGCGAGCGGCCGCCCAGGCGCGCATCCGAGAGCTTTGCGTCATGCGCTCGTCGCCGGCTCCGCCCTGTCCTTTGGCGCGGCCCTGCAGATGTGGGCGCTCACCGTCCTCTTCACGCCTTACGTCATCGCGATCAAGCGCCTCTCGGCGTTGTTCACGGTCCTCGCGAGCGGGCGCGTCCTCAAGGAGGAGAACGGCGGGCGGTTGCTGGGGGCGGGAGTCATGCTCGCCGGCGCGCTGATGATCGTGCTGGCGCGAGGGTGA